CTCCAAGTGGGGAGCCTTCGTTATTTTTCAACCAACCCGTCAATTGAAACAAGCTGTCTTTCCTCATGGGTTCCTCTAGCCGAAATGACCGCCATACTTGAAGTAGAATCGATGCTTTCAATCCAAATCGGTACTCCATGATAATGGACGGAGATTTCATCTTCGGCAGAAAGGATTTCTTTTACCCGTTGCAAATCCATGGTTATCACCTCATACTTAAATTGTCCAAAGATTACAACATGTATGTATAGGAGAGAGAACGATGAAGTTTGAACAAAGCAGTCAGGAGAAGATTCAAATCGAGATGGGAATCATGAATTCCCAACCTGACTATAATTTGCTGTCGGATAGCAAGCGGATTTTGGATGAAAAGGATTTACTGGCGGAGCATGAGGAAGGGAAGGAATTCGAAAAAGAGCGTTATCTCATAGAAGTTAAAGGGAAATACATAGGAATCATTGATTTCATCATGAGTAATCCCAGAGATGGTAAACCCTGGCTTGGCTTAATGATTATACATAAAGACTGGAGCAGGAAGGGCCTGGCTGAAAAAGCACTGTCTATGTATGAAGAAATGATGATGAATCGAGGAATAACAGAAGTAAGATTGGGTTGTTTTACTGCTAATAAACCAGGATTGTCATTTTGGACAAAGATGGGATACCAGCAAATAAAGCGAATTCAATTCCGAGACAAGCCATTGTGGATAATGGAAAAGAAAATATAAAAAAGGCGAATCTGGATAGATTCGCCATTTCCTATTTTCGAGTAAGTTCCTTTATGCTTTCGCCTTCAACATAAGACGGAGTTTCCAAATCAAGCAGATCATAAATTGTCGGAGCGATATCTAAATTGGTGATTGGATCTATTTGCTTACCGCGGCTGATATCCGGGCCCATGCCCATGAAGACGGCCTTCAGTTTCTCCCGGTCAGGATTTCCACCATGAGTTCCGTATTCAGGTGCCGGTTTGACCATTTCCGATACACCCTGTCCCATAATATAACCTGGAGCGGCCATTAACAGGACATCCCCCGCATTCTGTTCCCTTGATACCCCTTGTTGGGGAATTTGCTTTATCTCCTCATAGGGGTGTACCTTCGCATTTGTAAGATAGCCAATCAAACTTTGAGACGTTTCTTTCAATCCATTAAAAGATAGGTTCACGGTACTGTTCCAAATTTCCTTTAGGTGATACTTTATGACCGGTCCGTTGTCATTCCTGTTTACCTCTACTTTTTTGAAAGCTTCAATGATTTGTTTTCGCACCTGATCATATTCCTCAGCAGGTACGATTCCATACTTTTCTCTTGATTCCAGGTTAATATATACATGAGCAGCGGATCCACTAGGAATTGCTATTGCCTTGGATTTCTCATAATCGATTTTACCTTCAGAATCAAGTTTGAGAAGTCCATTATCCTTTAATATTTTATTAGGCTCGAGCGCCGAATGCGCCGGCTCCATTCCGTGGTCGGAAACGATAAACAGGTAATCATTTTCATCCAATGCTTTGACTGTTTTACCTACCGTTTTGTCAGCAGTCTTATAAGCCCATTGAATGTACTCCGCATACTCGTCCGATTTTTTCTTTGTAAAGCCAGGCTGTCTTGGGTCTGTCAGCAAATACTTATGCTCTTGATGATCTATTTGAGGTGCGTAAAACATCAACAAATCTGGATGATATTCTTTTTTAATATACAATGATACATCTGTAACCCAGTTTGCAAATCTTTCTGATATTGCTTCATATTCCTTTCTTGATATCCAGCCTTTTTCTAGTGCAATGTCATCTTGCTGTGGAGGGAAGAAGCCGTACCTGTCCCTGATATCTTTTGAAAAACCATTAGGTCCATCAATTAAACCTGAAGTGACCGCAGTACGGTACATAAAGGTATCCTCTTCTAAACTTGCATCGGTTAATGCGAACTTGAACCAAAAACCTGCTGTCTTTTCTTCCTGTACCTTTAATTCTAGGGAACCCCAGCCATTTGGCTTTACGGATTTCTGTGTTTTAGCCTTATTATCAGTGACAATAAAAGAGTCATAATTCTCTTTGTGATCATCAGAGGAATCAAATGCCAGCACATGTATAGTTTGGTTTTTTGCATTTTCTACTTTAATTTGGAAAAATGATTCTTTTAAACCGCTATAACTTTTTGGTGGATTTGTCCATCCGGAAGCTTCGGTGAATTTGAGTTTTTCCTGATTGCTTGGTGACCATGTATCTCCATAGTAAATAGTGTAATCAGCTTGTTTACCTGTTGCTGGATTGGCGCCAGCAAAGGCCACTGTTGCTGTTGTTTTCCCTTGCTTCCTGGCTGCTACCCATAAAGGATCTACTTCCAACTTACTTAAAAAAGCATCCTTCTTGTTTGTCATGGCTGCATCCTTCTCTTGCCACACATTGCTGACGATTGATGTTTTAAGAGGTGTAGCCCCAGTCGCAATCGCGGCATGTGACGGAGCAGTAAGAGAAGGGCTTACTGTTGTAGCATACTTCGCCATACTTCCTTTGTTCATCACATTTTTTATATTAGGCAGTTTCCCACCCTTAACATAGCTGCGGGTCAGGTCGTTTCTCATGCCATCAAACGAGACCAGTACTACCTGACTCTTGTTTTTTGCTTTAGCTGCTGTCACGCTGATACCTGATAAAATAAGTATTACTAATATGGTGATTTTAATTATTCTTGTTGTCATAATAACTCCCTCGTTGTTGTTCTAATGTGATTTTACCTTTTTTTAATGGTTGTGAAACTTTTAGAAAATTAGTTCTTTTTTCTCATATAAAACTTCCTCGATAAAATCTTCATACTTTTTTGTTATAAAGTTGATATTAACTAAGGAGGGATAATAAATATGAAACGACAACACAAATGGGGAATGATTCTAGTTTCGATTGCCACAGCAATGACTTTAACAGCTTGCACAGGCGGACAAGACAAATCTGGTACCGCCGATCATAGTGCACACGAACAAATGGAGCATTCTGGTTCAGGTGAGCTGCCAAAAGGTCTGAAAGAAGCGTCCAATCCAAAATACAAAGTAGGCAGCAAAGCGATAATTACGAATGATCACATGCCTGGCATGGAAGGTGCGGAGGCAACAATTGTTGGCGCCTATGATACTGTGGTTTATGCATTATCCTATGACCCTACTGATGGGGGAGAGCGTGTGGAAAACCACAAGTGGGTAATCCATGAAGAACTTTTGGAACCAGGAGAAAAACCCTTGAAGCCAGGTGATGAAGCTACCATCAATACAGAACATATGGCAGGAATGAAAGGGGCAAAAGCAGTAATCGATTCAGCAGAGAAAATGACCGTTTATATGGTTGATTTCAAACCAACCGATGGTTCTGAAAAAGTAACAAACCACCAATGGGTAACAGAAGACGAATTAAAACCTGTCGAATAAGGTGAACTTTTACCAAATTATTCAGGATTGTCCCTCCAAAAGACTGGGTATATAAACAGTAACAATGAGGAGGGATGACTCATGAGGAATTTGATTAGAACAGCGATTAAATGGGGACCAGTATTATATCCAATAGTGAAAAAAGTGATGGACAGCAGGAAATCCGCTAAATTTAAGAGCAGTTACTCAAAATAAACTTATTGGAAGGCCGCACAGTATTCAGAACTTGATGATGTGCGGCCTTTCTATGTGTAAGGAGTATGTAAACCATAAAAATATTCTTTATATTAGACCTAATTGTTCATGTTATAATAGTAAAATAAGTAGTTGTTTTCGCCTTCTGCCTACTGTTTTACAAAAAGATCCTGACAGACTCTGTTTTCCACATTTAAGGTTCCAAATCTCTGTCAGAGGAGATACATTTAAAGGTAAAAGCAAGTAAATTCGCGAAAATGCTTAATAAAAAATACATATAGTCCGCTTTCATTGGTCTCTTAAAAGGAAGGTATATATGGTTGAAGAAAATATTACGAGAATTGAAATGAATGGCAAAGAATACATACTAATTGGAACAGCACATGTATCCAGGCATAGCGCTGAACAGGTTAAAGAAGTAATTGAGGCTGAGAAGCCAGATTCAGTATGTGTCGAATTGGACGAGCAAAGATACCAAACGATAACTGAAGGCTCTAAGTGGCAGGAAATGGATATAATTCAGGTCATTAAGGAAAAAAGGGCTTCTTTATTATTAATGAATCTGGCTATTTCCTCTTTTCAGAATCGAATGGCGAATGAGCTGGGAATCAAAGCAGGGCAGGAAATGATCCAGGGGATAGAATCGGCCAGGGATGTCGGGGCAAATCTGGTTCTTGCAGATCGGAATATCCAAATTACTTTTTCGCGCATCTGGGGTAATCTCGGGTTTAAAGGAAAAGCAATACTGCTTAGCCAGATCATAACAAGTATCTTCAGCAAGGACAGCATTTCAGAGGAAGAACTTGAAAAATTGAAAGAACAAGACACGATTAATGCTATGCTTAATGAGTTCACTGAGACATTCCCACGGCTGAAAAAACCTTTGATAGATGAACGTGACCAGTATTTAGCTCAAAAAATCAAAGACGCACCAGGAGAAAAAATAGTCGCTGTCCTTGGTGCGGCTCATGTACCCGGCATAAAAGAACAGATTCAAAAAGACCATGACCTGAAGAAACTCCGGGAAGTTCCTCCCAAGTCCAATTGGCCTAAAATCATAGGTTGGAGCATCCCGGTATTGATTTTCGCCATCATATTCTATACATTTTTAGCCAATCCTAATGCAGGTTTCGACCAGACCATCAGCTGGGTACTATGGCATGGCAGCCTTTCTGCTCTTGGAGCTGCTATCGCTTTGGGTCACCCCCTTACCATACTAACAGCATTTTTGGCAGCACCAATTACCTCATTAAATCCAATACTTGCCTCTGGTTGGTTTGCCGGGATTGCCCAGGCATATATTCGCAG
The nucleotide sequence above comes from Mesobacillus jeotgali. Encoded proteins:
- a CDS encoding H-type small acid-soluble spore protein, with protein sequence MDLQRVKEILSAEDEISVHYHGVPIWIESIDSTSSMAVISARGTHEERQLVSIDGLVEK
- a CDS encoding YdhK family protein — translated: MKRQHKWGMILVSIATAMTLTACTGGQDKSGTADHSAHEQMEHSGSGELPKGLKEASNPKYKVGSKAIITNDHMPGMEGAEATIVGAYDTVVYALSYDPTDGGERVENHKWVIHEELLEPGEKPLKPGDEATINTEHMAGMKGAKAVIDSAEKMTVYMVDFKPTDGSEKVTNHQWVTEDELKPVE
- a CDS encoding GNAT family N-acetyltransferase yields the protein MKFEQSSQEKIQIEMGIMNSQPDYNLLSDSKRILDEKDLLAEHEEGKEFEKERYLIEVKGKYIGIIDFIMSNPRDGKPWLGLMIIHKDWSRKGLAEKALSMYEEMMMNRGITEVRLGCFTANKPGLSFWTKMGYQQIKRIQFRDKPLWIMEKKI
- a CDS encoding alkaline phosphatase family protein, with the protein product MTTRIIKITILVILILSGISVTAAKAKNKSQVVLVSFDGMRNDLTRSYVKGGKLPNIKNVMNKGSMAKYATTVSPSLTAPSHAAIATGATPLKTSIVSNVWQEKDAAMTNKKDAFLSKLEVDPLWVAARKQGKTTATVAFAGANPATGKQADYTIYYGDTWSPSNQEKLKFTEASGWTNPPKSYSGLKESFFQIKVENAKNQTIHVLAFDSSDDHKENYDSFIVTDNKAKTQKSVKPNGWGSLELKVQEEKTAGFWFKFALTDASLEEDTFMYRTAVTSGLIDGPNGFSKDIRDRYGFFPPQQDDIALEKGWISRKEYEAISERFANWVTDVSLYIKKEYHPDLLMFYAPQIDHQEHKYLLTDPRQPGFTKKKSDEYAEYIQWAYKTADKTVGKTVKALDENDYLFIVSDHGMEPAHSALEPNKILKDNGLLKLDSEGKIDYEKSKAIAIPSGSAAHVYINLESREKYGIVPAEEYDQVRKQIIEAFKKVEVNRNDNGPVIKYHLKEIWNSTVNLSFNGLKETSQSLIGYLTNAKVHPYEEIKQIPQQGVSREQNAGDVLLMAAPGYIMGQGVSEMVKPAPEYGTHGGNPDREKLKAVFMGMGPDISRGKQIDPITNLDIAPTIYDLLDLETPSYVEGESIKELTRK
- a CDS encoding TraB/GumN family protein — its product is MVEENITRIEMNGKEYILIGTAHVSRHSAEQVKEVIEAEKPDSVCVELDEQRYQTITEGSKWQEMDIIQVIKEKRASLLLMNLAISSFQNRMANELGIKAGQEMIQGIESARDVGANLVLADRNIQITFSRIWGNLGFKGKAILLSQIITSIFSKDSISEEELEKLKEQDTINAMLNEFTETFPRLKKPLIDERDQYLAQKIKDAPGEKIVAVLGAAHVPGIKEQIQKDHDLKKLREVPPKSNWPKIIGWSIPVLIFAIIFYTFLANPNAGFDQTISWVLWHGSLSALGAAIALGHPLTILTAFLAAPITSLNPILASGWFAGIAQAYIRRPSVKDFETLSEDVFSVKGFWRNKVSRILLIVMLSNIGSSLGTFIGGADVIRVFLENL